One genomic window of Medicago truncatula cultivar Jemalong A17 chromosome 1, MtrunA17r5.0-ANR, whole genome shotgun sequence includes the following:
- the LOC25483966 gene encoding ABC transporter B family member 1 codes for MSQDSDETIKTSEELKWSEMQGEHSLSKEQMEEEASLPKDKSCDVSNGNEKVKNVASVGFCELFRFADGLDYVLMIIGSLGAVVHGCSLPLFLRFFADLVNSFGSNANNLDKMTQEVAKYALYFLIVGAAIWASSWAEISCWMWTGERQSTKMRIKYLEAALDQDIQFFDTEVRTSDVVFAINSDAVMVQDAISEKLGNFVHYMATFVSGFAVGFTAVWQLALVTLAVVPMIAVIGGIHTITLGKLSGKSQEALSQAGNIVEQTIVQIRVVLAFVGETKALQGYSSALRVAQKIGYRTGFAKGIGLGATYFVVFCCYALLLWYGGYLVRHDYTNGGLAISTMFAVMIGGLALGQSAPSMIAFTKARVAAAKIFGVIDHKPCIDKKSESGLELETVTGLVELKNVDFSYPSRPEVQILHDFSLSVPSGKTIALVGSSGSGKSTIVSLIERFYDPSSGQVLLDGHDVKTLKLKWLRQQIGLVSQEPALFATTIRENILLGRPDADQVEIEEAARVANAHSFIIKLPDGYETQVGERGLQLSGGQKQRIAIARAMLKNPAILLLDEATSALDSESEKLVQEALDRFMIGRTTLVIAHRLSTIRKADLVAVLQQGSVSEIGTHDELFAKGENGVYAKLIKMQEMANESSMSNARKSSARPSSARNSVSSPIITRNSSYGGRSPYSRRLSDFSTSDFSLSFDASHPNFRLEKLAFKDQASSFWRLAKMNSPEWLYALIGSIGSIVCGSLSAFFAYVLSAVLSVYYNPSHKHMIREIEKYCYLLIGLSSAALVFNTLQHFFWDTVGENLTKRVREKMLSAVLKNEMAWFDREENESARIAARLALDANNVRSAIGDRISVIVQNTALLLVACTAGFVLQWRLALVLVAVFPVVVAATVLQKMFMTGFSGDLEAAHAKATQLAGEAIANVRTVAAFNSEKKIVGLFASNLETPLRRCFWKGQISGSGYGIAQFALYASYALGLWYASWLVKHGISDFSKTIRVFMVLMVSANGAAETLTLAPDFIKGGRAMKSVFDLLDRRTEIEPDDPDAVIVPDRLRGEVELKHVDFSYPSRPDMPVFRDLSLRARAGKTLALVGPSGCGKSSVIALIQRFYDPTSGRVTIDGKDIRKYNLKSLRRHIAVVPQEPCLFATTIYENIAYGHESATEAEIIEAATLSNAHKFISSLPDGYKTFVGERGVQLSGGQKQRIAIARAFVRKAELMLLDEATSALDAESERSVQEALERACSGKTTIIVAHRLSTIRNANLIAVIDDGTVEEQGSHSHLLKNHPDGIYARMIQLQRLTNSQVVGTASSSSSSARTKVDEREG; via the exons ATGTCACAAGATTCTGATGAAACTATAAAAACCTCCGAGGAATTGAAATGGTCTGAAATGCAAGGAGAACATTCATTATCCAAGGAACAAATGGAAGAAGAAGCTTCATTACCAAAGGACAAAAGTTGTGATGTTTCTAATGGAAATGAGAAGGTTAAGAATGTTGCTTCTGTTGGGTTTTGTGAGCTTTTCAGATTTGCTGATGGATTGGATTATGTTCTTATGATAATTGGAAGTTTAGGAGCTGTTGTTCATGGTTGTTCTTTGCCACTGTTTCTTCGGTTTTTTGCTGATCTTGTTAATTCTTTTGGTTCTAATGCTAATAATTTAGATAAGATGACCCAAGAAGTTGCTAAG tatgCTCTTTACTTTCTGATTGTTGGTGCTGCTATTTGGGCATCTTCATGGGCag AGATTTCTTGTTGGATGTGGACTGGTGAGAGACAATCAACAAAGATGAGAATTAAGTATCTTGAAGCTGCTTTGGATCAAGATATTCAATTCTTTGATACCGAAGTTCGAACTTCCGATGTTGTTTTCGCTATTAACAGTGATGCTGTCATGGTACAAGATGCCATAAGTGAGAAG TTAGGTAATTTTGTTCACTATATGGCTACATTTGTTTCTGGATTTGCTGTTGGTTTCACTGCTGTTTGGCAATTAGCATTGGTTACACTTGCTGTGGTTCCTATGATAGCTGTAATTGGAGGCATTCATACTATCACTTTGGGCAAGTTATCTGGTAAAAGTCAAGAAGCTCTTTCTCAAGCTGGCAACATTGTGGAACAG ACTATTGTGCAAATTAGAGTGGTGTTAGCATTTGTTGGGGAGACAAAAGCACTACAAGGCTATTCATCTGCTTTGAGGGTTGCTCAAAAGATTGGTTACAGAACTGGATTTGCAAAGGGAATTGGATTAGGTGCTACttactttgttgttttctgcTGTTATGCACTCTTGTTATGGTATGGAGGCTATTTGGTTCGGCATGACTACACTAATGGAGGACTTGCAATTTCCACAATGTTTGCTGTCATGATTGGTGGATT GGCTTTAGGCCAGTCTGCACCAAGCATGATTGCATTTACAAAGGCAAGAGTTGCTGCTGCGAAAATCTTCGGTGTGATCGATCACAAGCCTTGTATAGACAAGAAAAGTGAATCAGGTTTGGAGTTAGAAACTGTGACAGGACTAGTGGAGCTTAAAAATGTAGACTTTTCATATCCATCAAGACCTGAAGTTCAGATCCTTCACGATTTCTCCTTGAGCGTTCCTTCTGGGAAGACCATAGCTTTGGTTGGAAGCAGTGGCTCTGGCAAGAGCACCATTGTGTCCCTCATTGAAAGATTCTACGACCCTTCTTCTG GACAAGTTTTGCTAGATGGACATGATGTGAAGACATTGAAGCTTAAATGGTTGAGACAACAGATAGGACTTGTGAGCCAAGAGCCAGCTTTATTTGCCACAACAATTAGAGAAAATATACTGTTGGGCAGGCCTGATGCTGATCAGGTTGAGATTGAAGAAGCTGCTAGAGTAGCTAATGctcattcattcatcatcaaactTCCTGATGGTTATGAAACTCAG GTAGGGGAAAGAGGGCTGCAATTATCAGGAGGACAAAAGCAGAGAATAGCAATTGCAAGGGCAATGCTGAAAAATCCAGCAATTCTTCTCCTAGATGAGGCTACAAGTGCACTGGACTCTGAGTCAGAAAAGCTGGTTCAAGAAGCTCTTGATAGGTTCATGATTGGTAGAACAACTCTTGTAATTGCGCATCGCCTCTCTACTATTCGCAAAGCTGACCTTGTTGCTGTACTTCAGCAAGGAAGTGTTTCCGAAATAGGAACTCATGATGAACTCTTTGCTAAAGGCGAAAATGGAGTTTATGCCAAGCTTATCAAAATGCAAGAGATGGCGAATGAAAGTTCCATGAGCAATGCCAGAAAGAGTAGTGCAAG GCCTTCAAGCGCTCGAAACTCTGTAAGCTCACCGATAATTACTCGGAATTCTTCATATGGTGGCCGGTCCCCATACTCAAGGAGGTTGTCGGACTTCTCTACATCGGACTTTAGTCTGTCCTTTGATGCATCACATCCAAACTTTAGGCTTGAAAAGCTTGCATTCAAAGACCAAGCTAGTTCCTTCTGGCGACTTGCGAAAATGAACTCTCCTGAATGGCTATATGCATTGATTGGTTCCATAGGCTCCATTGTTTGTGGATCCCTAAGTGCATTCTTTGCTTATGTTCTCAGTGCTGTACTCAGTGTCTATTACAATCCAAGCCACAAACACATGATtagagaaattgaaaaatacTGCTACTTGTTAATTGGCCTTTCATCGGCTGCACTTGTATTCAATACATTGCAGCACTTCTTCTGGGATACTGTCGGCGAAAATCTGACTAAACGAGTGCGGGAGAAAATGTTGAGCGCGGTACTCAAAAATGAAATGGCATGGTTTGATCGAGAGGAAAATGAGAGTGCTAGGATTGCAGCAAGGCTAGCTCTTGATGCCAACAATGTTAGATCTGCCATTGGAGATCGGATTTCGGTAATTGTGCAGAACACTGCACTTTTGCTTGTTGCTTGTACTGCAGGGTTTGTATTGCAGTGGCGCCTTGCCCTTGTCCTCGTTGCTGTCTTCCCGGTTGTTGTTGCAGCAACCGTTTTGCAG AAAATGTTCATGACTGGTTTCTCTGGTGACTTGGAAGCCGCTCATGCTAAGGCTACACAACTAGCTGGAGAGGCTATAGCCAATGTAAGGACTGTTGCCGCCTTTAATTCGGAAAAGAAAATTGTTGGCCTTTTCGCCTCGAACCTTGAAACTCCACTACGACGCTGTTTTTGGAAGGGACAAATTTCTGGAAGTGGATATGGAATAGCACAGTTTGCACTCTATGCTTCATATGCTCTTGGTCTTTGGTATGCTTCTTGGCTTGTGAAACACGGCATCTCTGATTTCTCTAAGACAATCCGAGTTTTTATGGTTCTCATGGTCTCTGCTAATGGTGCTGCCGAAACTTTAACCTTGGCTCCTGACTTCATTAAGGGAGGTCGAGCCATGAAGTCGGTTTTTGATCTCCTTGACCGTAGAACTGAAATTGAGCCAGATGATCCAGATGCTGTCATTGTCCCTGACCGTCTTCGTGGGGAAGTAGAACTCAAGCATGTTGACTTCTCTTATCCAAGCCGACCAGATATGCCGGTTTTCCGCGACCTTAGTCTTCGTGCAAGAGCAGGTAAAACTCTTGCCCTTGTAGGCCCTAGTGGATGCGGTAAGAGCTCGGTTATTGCACTCATACAAAGATTCTACGATCCAACGTCTGGCCGAGTCACGATTGATGGAAAGGACATAAGGAAATATAATCTCAAGTCCCTTAGAAGACACATTGCTGTGGTGCCTCAAGAGCCATGCCTATTTGCTACTACTATTTATGAAAACATTGCTTATGGTCATGAATCTGCTACCGAAGCCGAGATTATTGAGGCTGCAACTCTTTCCAATGCTCACAAGTTCATATCTTCTCTGCCAGATGGATACAAGACATTTGTTGGTGAACGAGGAGTTCAATTATCCGGCGGACAGAAGCAAAGAATAGCGATTGCTCGAGCTTTTGTGCGAAAGGCAGAACTTATGCTTCTTGATGAAGCAACAAGTGCACTTGATGCCGAATCCGAGAGGTCTGTTCAGGAGGCCCTCGAACGTGCCTGCTCGGGAAAAACAACTATCATTGTTGCACACAGGCTATCAACTATAAGGAATGCCAATCTCATTGCAGTGATTGATGATGGGACAGTTGAAGAACAAGGCTCACATTCACATTTGTTGAAAAATCACCCGGATGGGATCTATGCACGCATGATTCAGCTGCAAAGGTTGACAAATAGCCAAGTCGTTGGGACGGCCTCGAGTTCAAGTTCTTCAGCAAGAACAAAAGTAGATGAAAGAGAAGGCTAG